Proteins from one Salarias fasciatus chromosome 14, fSalaFa1.1, whole genome shotgun sequence genomic window:
- the scn3b gene encoding sodium channel regulatory subunit beta-3 isoform X2 — MVTQYKLFPKTLVFLTFAVQLSRPVCVDVPSDTEAVLGNSMKLTCISCMKREEVTAKTRVDWYFTPNTEENGELNRTHIYVFEDFVAKPLDGPFKDRLTWNGSQDLQDVSIRVLNVTFNDSGFYQCHILREFKFGFFEPSFFVEKNITLTVKEKATQDTAAIYSEIMMYVLLVFLTFWLLVEMVYCYRKISKSDEQAQDTAY, encoded by the exons ATGGTAACTCAGTACAAACTTTTCCCAAAAACTTTGGTATTTTTGACTTTTGCCG TTCAGCTGAGCAGGCCAGTATGTGTCGACGTCCCGTCAGATACGGAAGCAGTTCTGGGGAACTCCATGAAGTTGACCTGCATTTCCTGCATGAAGAGGGAAGAGGTCACAGCAAAGACCCGTGTGGATTGGTACTTCACGCCGAATACAGAAGAAAATGGCGAGCTGAATAGAACTCAT ATATACGTGTTCGAAGACTTCGTTGCAAAGCCCCTGGATGGACCATTTAAAGACCGTCTTACATGGAATGGTAGCCAGGACTTGCAAGATGTCTCCATTCGAGTCCTGAATGTCACATTTAATGACAGTGGTTTCTATCAATGCCATATTCTTCGTGAATTTAAGTTTGGCTTCTTCGAGCCCTCGTTCTTTGTTGAGAAGAACATCACACTGACGGTGAAAGAGAAAG CCACTCAGGACACCGCGGCAATCTACTCGGAGATCATGATGTATGTGCTGCTGGTGTTCTTGACCTTCTGGCTGTTGGTAGAAATGGTCTACTGCTACAGGAAGATCTCCAAGTCCGATGAGCAGGCGCAGGACACAGc GTATTGA
- the scn3b gene encoding sodium channel regulatory subunit beta-3 isoform X1, which yields MVTQYKLFPKTLVFLTFAVQLSRPVCVDVPSDTEAVLGNSMKLTCISCMKREEVTAKTRVDWYFTPNTEENGELNRTHIYVFEDFVAKPLDGPFKDRLTWNGSQDLQDVSIRVLNVTFNDSGFYQCHILREFKFGFFEPSFFVEKNITLTVKEKATQDTAAIYSEIMMYVLLVFLTFWLLVEMVYCYRKISKSDEQAQDTATNYLAIPSEQKDNPAPSAAE from the exons ATGGTAACTCAGTACAAACTTTTCCCAAAAACTTTGGTATTTTTGACTTTTGCCG TTCAGCTGAGCAGGCCAGTATGTGTCGACGTCCCGTCAGATACGGAAGCAGTTCTGGGGAACTCCATGAAGTTGACCTGCATTTCCTGCATGAAGAGGGAAGAGGTCACAGCAAAGACCCGTGTGGATTGGTACTTCACGCCGAATACAGAAGAAAATGGCGAGCTGAATAGAACTCAT ATATACGTGTTCGAAGACTTCGTTGCAAAGCCCCTGGATGGACCATTTAAAGACCGTCTTACATGGAATGGTAGCCAGGACTTGCAAGATGTCTCCATTCGAGTCCTGAATGTCACATTTAATGACAGTGGTTTCTATCAATGCCATATTCTTCGTGAATTTAAGTTTGGCTTCTTCGAGCCCTCGTTCTTTGTTGAGAAGAACATCACACTGACGGTGAAAGAGAAAG CCACTCAGGACACCGCGGCAATCTACTCGGAGATCATGATGTATGTGCTGCTGGTGTTCTTGACCTTCTGGCTGTTGGTAGAAATGGTCTACTGCTACAGGAAGATCTCCAAGTCCGATGAGCAGGCGCAGGACACAGc GACAAACTACCTAGCCATTCCCTCCGAGCAGAAAGACAATCCAGCCCCTTCGGCTGCTGAATAA
- the LOC115400686 gene encoding uncharacterized protein LOC115400686: MKSCEGGSMPVNTSGLRGSPNKCCRVCEGGTYRLYLSPIFQCLPCPPGFHCSPGTDNYKSHPCPRGYFCPVGSNQPKPCPPGSFGNQTHAEKMADCHPCPVNTFNHLPAQKACFSCGSSSTSPAGSSSCTCTGKNRAFQYSDGSCLCRTGFIFYNQLDFKSSTSDSELDCQPEVNRRCSAGEVRLAASRECVSPSLHSCNVTCGSLGGTLDADMGICQCEKYVSAEELCNTSCLSKLPQLAAQLTAEGNMQLSIKEKDRAVWTRTVTNVLGPDIHAKSIGRIHLVQFASEGVFGWIPTQKYLVEKFLSDPIEILNTRPRNKRDTEDDEGDLVVLPRIPNPIACLSSGDMLIFDLTINHTDRRHSHFPVYHKDHLFNSNPGFDFGAFRHLETLMKQTNLNASRFAHVFSETGKYVFVDSAVPQWSLVVVVSDEGTECDPRTAVFQPITPQQLVKYGIVKQHRLNLLPDWGLIGGILGVLLAVVIVLTTTVLILRPGKAKLVSQWRMKPKWRSVGEPFCPVECVCSRESLVVPNQSGYLDCRGVGEGAEAEEPAVSKGGSMSGCCDLEEFNVKTLYDKLEDQNLHVASQLARHRKDTQEFYRNMCQQTESLKNVFENMDHKKLSLVKEMLIHNTLKDKTSSISVAAGESQEASVSLLGAVLRSVEALLCRLSGDVWHHQDLTAPSYCHTAPHDSRECEPQAGDMQPSDTSMCYTQFSSMNLTKGGAHLQEPACMQSTAPCLSDHDLSKLITISPLYKTLQEIQKSLQNLNINESNHQFQTAAAELSAQGSTDRQLIPTALDSLSPQHSAVFMFGCQVMRLLANCPVFPSVLLLLAKSIPFSSSPSNENLLAHCSEDFYFDATNQILYLPEAKLQHVGHFIAIILQSMAHIAAAGSKPQSFMQALHEAISALSLRLFNLSFKWNTSEQSHCDGSECRQSTLVEEFLHVKVPAEACFTEHVLAGRLEKYKYFKLEQLVSSLIKSSSQDMASGLPPKGTPVQVSCIEEEIDRLNEFFLLLSMQLQKRAEMSTWLKERETEENRSGRATPTSTPSLSRNGTILLELKRRYVSQRLNELHITLDQIRQRQQHDSKLKDGTRGCTETDSSTAQRGERRRYSGTDGGSPADGQRHHSISERQSRSQPSAESRGLGDHKVESHVLDRRRSDAVQSDNSDTLVDRQMPESRQEQLHLNVPGNQELQS, translated from the exons ATGAAGTCCTGTGAAGGGGGCTCCATGCCTGTTAACACCAGCGGCCTCAGAGGATCACCAAACAagtgctgcagagtgtgtgaaggTGGCACTTATCGCTTGTACCTCTCCCCCATTTTTCAGTGTCTCCCCTGTCCACCAGGATTCCATTGCTCTCCAG GTACAGACAACTACAAGTCGCACCCTTGTCCTCGGGGCTATTTCTGCCCAGTGGGGTCAAACCAACCAAAACCCTGCCCTCCTGGCTCTTTTGGCAACCAGACTCATGCCGAAAAAATGGCTGACTGTCATCCATGTCCAGTCAACACCTTCAACCACCTGCCTGCTCAGAAGGCCTGCTTTTCCTgtgggagctcctccacctctccggCCG GTTCCTCTTCTTGTACATGCACGGGCAAGAACCGGGCTTTCCAGTATTCTGATGGCTCATGTTTATGCAGAACTGGCTTCATCTTCTACAATCAACTTGATTTCAAAAGCTCGACCTCCGACAGTGAACTGGACTGCCAGCCTGAG GTGAACAGACGCTGTTCCGCAGGCGAGGTGCGCCTGGCAGCatccagagagtgtgtgtcgcCATCATTGCACTCCTGTAACGTCACCTGCGGGTCACTTGGAGGGACTCTGGATGCGGACATGGGCAT CTGCCAGTGTGAGAAATACGTGTCTGCAGAGGAGCTCTGCAACACTTCGTGCCTTTCCAAACTGCCTCAGCTTGCTGCTCAGCTCAcagcagaaggaaacatgcagctcAGTATCAAAGAGAAGGACCGCGCTGTCTGGACCAGG aCAGTAACAAATGTTTTAGGGCCAGATATCCATGCAAAGAGCATTGGGAGGATACATTTAGTCCAATTTGCCTCTGAAGGAGTGTTTGGTTGGATTCCCACGCAAAAATACCTTGTCGAAAAGTTCCTGTCTG ATCCAATAGAAATCCTCAACACAAGACCCAGAAACAAGAGAGACACAGAAGACGATGAAGGTGACTTGGTGGTCTTACCCCGGATCCCAAACCCCATTGCCTGTCTTTCCTCCGGTGACATGCTCATTTTCGATTTGACCATCAACCACACGG ACCGTCGACACAGCCACTTTCCAGTGTATCACAAAGACCACCTGTTCAACAGTAACCCCGGCTTTGACTTTGGCGCTTTCAGACATCTGGAGACTCTAATGAAGCAGACCAACCTCAACGCCTCCAG GTTTGCCCATGTTTTCTCAGAAACAGGAAAGTACGTGTTTGTAGACAGCGCCGTCCCGCAGTGGAgcttggtggtggtggtcagTGATGAGGGGACGGAGTGTGACCCCAGGACTGCTGTGTTTCAACCCATTACCCCTCAACAGTTAGTCAAGTACGGGATTGTCAAGCAGCACCGGCTCAACCTACTGCCTGACTGGGGACTGATTGGTG GGATCTTGGGCGTACTCCTCGCTGTGGTCATCGTTTTGACGACCACAGTTTTAATCCTGAGACCTGGAAAAGCAAAGCTTGTGTCCCAGTGGAGGATGAAGCCAAAATGGCGCAGTGTTGGGGAGCCTTTCTGTCCGGTGGAGTGTGTATGCAGCAGGGAGAG CCTTGTTGTCCCAAACCAAAGCGGCTATCTGGACTGCAGAGGTGTCGGGGAAGGAGCAGAAGCTGAAGAGCCTGCTGTTTCAAAGGGAG GAAGCATGTCAGGCTGCTGTGATTTGGAGGAGTTCAATGTGAAGACTCTCTATGATAAACTAGAGGACCAGAACCTCCACGTGGCCTCACAGCTGGCCCGGCACCGGAAAGACACGCAGGAGTTTTATCGAAACATGTGTCAACAGACCGAATCACTCAAG AATGTCTTTGAAAATATGGACCACAAAAAGCTGAGTCTTGTAAAAGAGATGCTCATTCATAACACCCTGAAGGATAAAACGTCCAGCATAAGCGTGGCGGCTGGAGAAAGCCAAG AGGCGTCTGTGTCGTTACTGGGAGCCGTCCTGCGCTCGGTGGAAGCTCTCTTATGCAGGCTGTCCGGAGACGTTTGGCACCATCAGGATCTGACTGCACCCTCGTACTGCCACACTGCTCCTCATGACTCCCGGGAGTGTGAACCGCAAGCTGGCGACATGCAGCCCAGCGACACCAGCATGTGTTATACCCAG TTTTCATCAATGAACTTAACCAAAGGTGGAGCTCATCTCCAGGAACCAG CCTGCATGCAGAGCACAGCTCCATGTCTGAGTGATCATGACCTATCCAAGCTCATCACCATATCTCCTCTTTACAAGACCCTGCAggagattcagaagtctttgcAAAACCTCAACATAAACGAGTCAAATCATCAATTCCAAACAG cagctgcagagctttCAGCCCAAGGGAGCACTGACCGACAACTCATCCCGACTGCACTGGACAGCCTCTCACCACAacactctgctgttttcatgtttggctGTCAGGTGATGCGGTTGCTCGCAAATTGCCCCGTATTCCCCTCggtgctcctgctgctggccaAGTCAATCCCCTTTTCTTCATCGCCATCTAATGAGAATCTACTTGCACACTGCTCggaggacttttattttgatgcGACCAATCAAATCCTTTATCTGCCAGAGGCGAAGCTTCAGCATGTGGGACACTTCATTGCAATCATCCTGCAGTCCATGGCCCACATAGCAGCAGCAG gaTCCAAACCACAGAGCTTTATGCAAGCTCTTCATGAAGCCATTTCAGCTTTAAGCCTTCGGCTATTCAATCTCTCTTTCAAATGGAACACATCTGAG CAGTCACATTGCGATGGTTCAGAGTGTCGGCAGAGCACATTAGTTGAAGAATTTCTCCACGTGAAAGTTCCCGCCGAAGCGTGCTTCACTGAGCACGTGTTAGCTGGAAG ActggaaaaatataaatatttcaaGTTGGAGCAGCTCGTCTCCAGCCTCATAAAGAGCTCCTCTCAGGACATGGCGTCTG GCTTGCCACCCAAAGGAACACCAGTGCAG GTGTCATGCATAGAGGAAGAAATTGACCGCTTGAACGagtttttcctgctgctgagcaTGCAGCTGCAGAAGAGAGCTGAAATGAGTACGtggctgaaagagagagagactgaagagaACCGTTCTGGG AGGGCAACACCAACAAGCACGCCAAGTCTGAGTCGTAATGGAACAATCCTGCTGGAACTGAAGAGGCGCTATGTATCACAGCGGCTCAATGAGCTCCATATCACATTAGACCAGATCAGACAGCGCCAGCAGCATGACAGCAAGTTGAAAGACGGGACAAGAGGctgcacagagacagacagcagcaccgCTCAGCGAGGGGAGAGGCGGCGTTATTCTGGTACAGATGGCGGCAGTCCTGCTGACGGCCAGCGGCACCACAGTATTTCAGAACGTCAGAGTCGCAGCCAGccatcagcagagagcagaggtcTCGGTGACCATAAAGTGGAGAGTCATGTTTTAGACCGGCGGAGGAGTGACGCTGTCCAGAGCGACAACTCAGACACATTAGTGGACCGCCAGATGCCTGAGAGTCGCCAGGAACAGCTGCATCTTAATGTTCCAGGAaatcaggagctgcagagttAG